In Nocardioides faecalis, the following proteins share a genomic window:
- the secG gene encoding preprotein translocase subunit SecG, which produces MTTALTVLLVLTSLILILLVLLHKGRGGGLSDMFGGGVSSSLGGSSIAERNLDRFTVGMGVIWFACVIALGLLLAYQS; this is translated from the coding sequence TTGACTACCGCTCTCACCGTGCTGCTCGTCCTGACCAGCCTGATCCTGATCCTGCTCGTGCTGCTGCACAAGGGTCGGGGCGGCGGTCTGTCCGACATGTTCGGCGGTGGCGTCTCGAGCTCGCTCGGGGGTTCGTCGATCGCGGAGCGCAACCTCGACCGGTTCACGGTCGGCATGGGCGTGATCTGGTTCGCGTGCGTCATCGCGCTCGGTCTCCTCCTGGCCTACCAGAGCTGA
- a CDS encoding RNA polymerase-binding protein RbpA: protein MAGGGNAIRGSRVGAGPMGEAERGEAAPRQVVTYFCANLHRSVITFAVEATAPESWDCPKCGLPAGLDSENAPPAPKNEPYKTHLAYVKERRSDKEAEVILDEAIKLLRSRRKSGEVIF, encoded by the coding sequence TTGGCTGGTGGTGGGAACGCGATCCGCGGGAGTCGCGTCGGCGCAGGACCGATGGGCGAGGCGGAGCGCGGCGAGGCCGCGCCGCGCCAGGTGGTCACCTACTTCTGTGCGAACCTGCACCGCTCGGTGATCACGTTCGCCGTCGAGGCGACCGCGCCGGAGTCGTGGGACTGCCCCAAGTGCGGGCTGCCCGCCGGGCTGGACTCGGAGAACGCGCCGCCGGCGCCGAAGAACGAGCCCTACAAGACCCACCTCGCCTACGTGAAGGAGCGCCGCTCCGACAAGGAGGCCGAGGTCATCCTCGACGAGGCGATCAAGCTGCTGCGCTCGCGCCGCAAGTCGGGCGAGGTCATCTTCTAG
- the tpiA gene encoding triose-phosphate isomerase: MAAKRTASGSGRTPLMAGNWKMNLNHAEAVVLVQKLAWTLSDKRHDYGKVEVAVIPPFTDIRSVQTLVDGDRLSIRYGAQDVSQHASGAYTGEISAAMLTKLGCSYVVVGHSERRQYHGETDAVVNAKAKAALGAGMTPIVCVGEGLEVRQSGEHVAHTTAQVAGSLAGLDADQVAGLVIAYEPVWAIGTGEVATPDDAQEVCAAIRAHVAESFGAEAAAGVRVLYGGSVKAGNVAGIMAKEDVDGALVGGASLDVDEFGGICRFYDMPVLS; encoded by the coding sequence ATGGCGGCCAAGCGCACTGCGTCCGGCAGCGGCCGGACCCCGCTGATGGCGGGCAACTGGAAGATGAACCTGAACCACGCGGAGGCCGTGGTCCTGGTGCAGAAGCTGGCCTGGACGCTCTCGGACAAGCGGCACGACTACGGCAAGGTCGAGGTGGCGGTTATCCCGCCGTTCACCGACATCCGCTCGGTGCAGACGCTCGTCGACGGCGACCGCCTCTCCATCCGGTACGGCGCCCAGGACGTCTCCCAGCACGCGTCCGGCGCCTACACCGGCGAGATCTCCGCCGCGATGTTGACCAAGCTGGGCTGCAGCTACGTGGTGGTCGGGCACTCCGAGCGCCGGCAGTACCACGGCGAGACCGACGCGGTGGTCAACGCCAAGGCGAAGGCCGCGCTCGGCGCCGGCATGACGCCGATCGTGTGCGTCGGCGAGGGGTTGGAGGTCCGCCAGTCCGGCGAGCACGTCGCCCACACCACGGCCCAGGTCGCGGGGTCGCTGGCCGGTCTCGACGCCGACCAGGTCGCTGGGCTGGTCATCGCCTACGAGCCGGTCTGGGCGATCGGCACCGGCGAGGTCGCCACGCCGGACGACGCGCAGGAGGTCTGCGCGGCGATCCGTGCCCACGTCGCCGAGTCCTTCGGGGCGGAGGCGGCGGCCGGCGTCCGGGTCCTCTACGGCGGTTCGGTGAAGGCCGGCAACGTCGCTGGGATCATGGCCAAGGAGGACGTGGACGGCGCCCTGGTCGGTGGCGCGAGCCTCGACGTGGACGAGTTCGGCGGAATCTGCCGGTTCTACGACATGCCGGTGCTGTCCTGA